GCCCACCTGCCGCGGAACCGGGGTCCGGTCTGTGCCCGGCGACCCGAGTGTGGGAAAGTCTGCGCTCAGGAAACGGTGGCCGCCCCCCGGCGGCCCTGAGGGGCGGGGAGCGGCCACGTGGAACAGCCAACCGGTGACTTCCGGCAGGACGGGGCACGCCCGCGGACCGGCGAGCTGGTCTCCGGCGAGCTGCTGCTGACCGTCGGCGGCCCGGAGGGCTCGGAGGCCCGCCCCTGCCCGGACGAGTGGCGCCCCGCGCCCCGCCGGATCCGCAACCTCGTCCAGGCCCGCCCCGAACTCGGCCCGAGCCCGGCCGTCGGCCCGCTCGCCCTCGGCAGCGGCCCCGCCGACCTCCCCCTGCTCGACCGGGAACGCGACGTCGAGCAGCTGCTCGGCCTCCTCGCCGAGGGCCGCTCGGTACGCCTGGTCGGCCAGGCCGGCTCCGGCCGCAGTGCCCTGCTCGCCGCCGTCGCCGAGGCCGCCGCCGAACTCGCCCCGGACGGCGTGGTCCGCCTCGGCGGCCACCGCCGGACCGCGAACGACCTGCTCCAGGACCTGTTCGCCGCCACCCACCACGCCCCCGGCTTCCGCCCCGACCGCGCCCAGCTCACCGACCTGCTCGCCGGGGTCGGCGCGATCGTCGTCATCGACGACGTCGAACCCGTCGGGGACGAGCTGGAGGACCTGGTCGCCGCCGCTCCCGAGTGCGCGTTCCTGATCTCGGTCCCGCCCGGCAGCCCACAGCTCGCGCTGGACTCCGCACTCCGCGACCACCTGGTCGCCGGCCTCTCCCGCAGCGCCTGCCTCACCCTGGTCTCCCGGCTCGCCGGCCGGCCGCTGGACGAGGCCGAGCGCGCCTGGGCGGTGGACCTCTGGTTCGAGTCCGAGGGCCTGCCGCTGCGCTTCGTCCGCGCCGCCGCCCTGCTCCGCCAGCGCGACGCCGCCGTGGACACCCTGGTCGCCGCCCACGAGGACCGCGGCACCGTCTTCGGCACCGTCCGCCCCGTCGACGAACCGGACGACCCGGCCGTCCTGGAGAGCGAGCTGCGCCGCACCCTGCCGCTGCCCTCGGTCGCCGAGAGCGCCGCGCCCGCCCTCCGCCTGGTGGACGGGCTCAGCGACTCCGCCCGGACCGTGCTGCACCTCGCCCTCGCCCTCGGCGGCGAGTGCCCCACCGCCCCGCACCTGCCCGCCCTGATCGAGGTCGGCCTCGGCGAGAGCGCCCTGCAGGAACTGGTCGACTGCGGCCTCGCCGTCTCCGTCGGCGGCCACCACCGGCTCACCGAGGGCGTCCTCACCCGGCTCGCCGACCTGTGGGAGCCGGCCGGGGTCGCGGACGGCGCCGCCGAGCACTTCTCCTGGTGGGTCGGCAACAGCTCGGTGAGCACCGCCCAACTCGCCGCCGAGGCCGAGGTGATCGTCGCGGTGCTGACCGCCGACCGGGCCGCCGACCGCCCGGAGGCCGTCCTGCGGCTGGCCCGCGCCGCCGCCCCCGCGCTCGCCCTGTCGCTGCGCTGGGGCGCCTGGGAGCGGGTGCTCCAACTCGGCCTGGAGGCCGCCCGGACGGCCGGCTCCGGCGCCGACGAGGCCTGGTTCCACCAGGAGCTCGGCGTGTTCGCGCTCTGTACCGGCGCCGACCGGCGCTCCACCGCCGAACTGGAGGCCGCCGTCGCCGTCCGGGCCGCCCTCGGCGAGCAGCGCGGCAGCGCGGGCGCCCGGCGGATGCTGGACCTGCTGCGCGACGAGGCCGCCGAACTCGCCGACGGTGCGGGGGAACTGGCCACGGTGAAGCGCCGCCCGGTGATCCGGCGCGCCATCGCGCACGCGCCGTACCGCTTCCGCAGCATCGCCGCCGGCGCGGTCCGGACCGGGCGGGACACCCGGCGGACCGTGATCGCCGCCTCCGCCGCGGTCGTGGCCGTCGGCGTGCTCGGCACCGCGGTCGGCCTGAGCGTGCTCGGCACCGACACCTCGCCCGGTGGCCGGGTCCGGCACAGCGGCTCGCAGGAGGACGGCACCGTCCCCGGCGACCTCAACTTCAGCAGCAGCCCGTCCCCGGAGGACACGGCCGCCGCCGCCACCGAATCCGGCTCCCCGACCGCCGAGCCCTCGCCGAGCGGATCGACGACGAGCAAGAAGCCCACCCCGACCAGGTCCAGCCCGAGCGCCACCGCCACCACCACCCACGGCCCCGGCCCCACCCAGGCCCCGCCCCAGCCCAACCCCAAGCCGTCGACGGGAGCTTCGTCCTCGACGCCCCCGTCGCCGACCACCCCGCCGCCGACCGGCGAGACGCCGACCGGCACACCCTCCAGCACGCCGACCTGACGCAGCCGGGCGACCGGACGGGGCGCGGGAACTGCGCGGGTGGTGGGTGCGGCCTCGCACCTACCGACTCGCGCGGCTCCCGCGCCCCTGAAGAACCGCGCGGGTCGCCGGAGGCTAGAAGAGCTTCAGCTTGTCGTCGTCGATGCCACGCAGCTCGTCGTAGTCGAGCACCACGCACCCGATCCCACGGTCCCCCGCCAGCACCCGCGCCTGCGGCTTGATCTCCTGCGCCGCGAACACCCCCTTCACGGGCGCCAGCAGCGGATCACGGTTGAGCAGTTCCAGGTACCGGGTGAGCTGCTCGACGCCGTCGATCTCACCGCGCCGCTTGATCTCGACGGCCACCGTGGTGCCGTCGCCGTCGCGGCACAGGATGTCGACCGGCCCGATGGCGGTCGGGTACTCGCGGCGGATCAGCTGCCAGCCGGCACCCAGCACCTCCATCCGGTCGGCGAGCAGCTCCTGGAGGTGGGCCTCCACGCCGTCCTTCACCAGACCGGGGTCGACCCCGAGTTCATGGGAGGAGTCGTGCAGGACCTCTTCGAGCGAGATGATCAGCTTCTCACCGGCCTTGTTGATGACCGTCCAGGTGCCGTCCGCCTCCTTGAGGGAGCAGGGCGGGGACATCCAGTTGAGCGGCTTGTAGGCGCGGTCGTCGGCATGGATGCTGACGCTCCCGTCGGCCTTCACCAGGATCAGGCGGGTGGCGGACGGGAGATGGGCGGACAGCCGACCGGCATAGTCGACGGAGCAACGGGCAATTACGAGACGCACGGTCGACCACGCTAGCCCACCGGGGCCAGTTGATGCGATTCCGCGACAGCCGGGTGAAGAACCCGCGCAGACGGCGAACCATGGTGACCGTACCCTCACGCACCGTACCGGGCACCTCGGTCCGTCCGGCGTCGGGGGTGCGGTCGACGGGGACGAGGACGCCGCGTGAACTCTGCGACGGGATCCGGCCAATCTGGTCCGCCGGGCGGGGTTTCCGACGGAATTCCCGGCATTCGGCAGCCGTCCCGGCCGATGGCTGCCACGCTGGTCGTGTATGCAGTGAGTGAGCAGCACGGCACCATCCGTACCAACCGCACGACCACCGCGGCATCCGCCCTGGTGGACCGCGAGAGGAGAACCCATGTCGCTCGACGTCTCACCGGCCCTGCTTGAGATGGCCGAGAGAGGCGAGGTCGACGAGAGGGAGTTCGTCGACTGCGTCCGCACGTCCCTCCCGTACGCCTGGGACCTGATCAGCTCGCTGGTCGCCCAGCTCAAGGTCGACGGCACCGATTTCGCCGACAACCAGGTTCCGCCGCCCAGCGAGCAGGCCCGCGGCCAGCTGCTGCGCGCGCTGGCCAGCGACGCGATCCGGGGGGCCCTGCAGCGGCACTTCGGCGTGCGGTTGGCGTTCCAGAACTGCCACCGGGTCGCGGTGTTCGCGCCCTCGGACAAGAACGAGGAGCGCTACCGGCGCTTCACCTCCGTCCGGGCCCAACTGCTCAACCAGTCGCCCGAACTGCGCGACTGCTGAGCCGCACCCCGAGCGGGCCGCCCCGGTTCCCGAGACCGGGCGGCCCGCCGACGCTCCACCGGCCCGCCGCTCAACCGAGCTGCGGCAGCACCTCGGCACCGAGCCGGGCGATGTTGTGCAGGGT
The window above is part of the Kitasatospora sp. HUAS MG31 genome. Proteins encoded here:
- a CDS encoding ATP-binding protein codes for the protein MEQPTGDFRQDGARPRTGELVSGELLLTVGGPEGSEARPCPDEWRPAPRRIRNLVQARPELGPSPAVGPLALGSGPADLPLLDRERDVEQLLGLLAEGRSVRLVGQAGSGRSALLAAVAEAAAELAPDGVVRLGGHRRTANDLLQDLFAATHHAPGFRPDRAQLTDLLAGVGAIVVIDDVEPVGDELEDLVAAAPECAFLISVPPGSPQLALDSALRDHLVAGLSRSACLTLVSRLAGRPLDEAERAWAVDLWFESEGLPLRFVRAAALLRQRDAAVDTLVAAHEDRGTVFGTVRPVDEPDDPAVLESELRRTLPLPSVAESAAPALRLVDGLSDSARTVLHLALALGGECPTAPHLPALIEVGLGESALQELVDCGLAVSVGGHHRLTEGVLTRLADLWEPAGVADGAAEHFSWWVGNSSVSTAQLAAEAEVIVAVLTADRAADRPEAVLRLARAAAPALALSLRWGAWERVLQLGLEAARTAGSGADEAWFHQELGVFALCTGADRRSTAELEAAVAVRAALGEQRGSAGARRMLDLLRDEAAELADGAGELATVKRRPVIRRAIAHAPYRFRSIAAGAVRTGRDTRRTVIAASAAVVAVGVLGTAVGLSVLGTDTSPGGRVRHSGSQEDGTVPGDLNFSSSPSPEDTAAAATESGSPTAEPSPSGSTTSKKPTPTRSSPSATATTTHGPGPTQAPPQPNPKPSTGASSSTPPSPTTPPPTGETPTGTPSSTPT
- the nucS gene encoding endonuclease NucS, whose product is MRLVIARCSVDYAGRLSAHLPSATRLILVKADGSVSIHADDRAYKPLNWMSPPCSLKEADGTWTVINKAGEKLIISLEEVLHDSSHELGVDPGLVKDGVEAHLQELLADRMEVLGAGWQLIRREYPTAIGPVDILCRDGDGTTVAVEIKRRGEIDGVEQLTRYLELLNRDPLLAPVKGVFAAQEIKPQARVLAGDRGIGCVVLDYDELRGIDDDKLKLF
- a CDS encoding SCO5389 family protein produces the protein MSLDVSPALLEMAERGEVDEREFVDCVRTSLPYAWDLISSLVAQLKVDGTDFADNQVPPPSEQARGQLLRALASDAIRGALQRHFGVRLAFQNCHRVAVFAPSDKNEERYRRFTSVRAQLLNQSPELRDC